The Deltaproteobacteria bacterium genome contains the following window.
TTGAGGGCTGTTTGGCGATGACGCCGTGGTCTGAAAAAGGGGAATCCACGGGGCTGACGAGTTAACTGAAGCTAAAAATAAAAATGAGAATCACGGCAAATTCCGCCGAAAACAAAAAACAAAATATCTGACGGCAGGCATAAAAAATTCATGAATCGTGAAAGTCGCCTTTTTTTCACGCCTTCACGTCAGCGAAACAAGGAATGGACATGAAGACAGACCGAATCCACGCGCCGTTGGCCGCCCTGGTCATTGGCTGCGCCGTAGTTCTGGGGACGGGAGGCGCCACGCGGGCCGAAAACGCGGGGCAGGTCCGCGAGACCCTGGAGCAGTCCATCGAGGTGCGCCAGCAGACACAGCACAAGGAAGACGACTGGTCAAACCGCAAGAACGAACTCCAGAGCAAGTATCAATTTTCCCAAGAGGAAGAAAAACGTGTCCGCCAGGCGCTGGATTCGGCGCGCGAACGGCTGGCCGTGGAGCAAAAACTCGTGGCCGAAACGGAACGCGGCATTGCCGGCGCCCAGGAATACGAACAAAAGCTCCAGCCCTTCCTGGAGAACACGGTGGCGGACCTGGAACGGTTCATTGCCCGCGACATCCCTTTTCTGCCCAAGGAACGCTCGGAGCGCATCGCCGGCCTGCACGAACTTCTCGCGCGTCCCGACGCATCGGGCGCGGAAAAGGCGCGACGCGTCATGGAAGCCCTGCAGATCGAGGCCGATTACGGCCGCAGTGTCGAGGTTTATCAGGATACGGCGTCCCTGGATGGTGAGGCGCTTCTTTTGGACGTGCTTCGTCTGGGCCGGGTCAGCCTGTTCTGCCGCACTCCGGGCGGAGGCAAGGTCGGCCGCTATGACCGCGAGGCCAAGGGGTTTGTGTCCCTGCCGGACGAGGATCAGGCCGAGGTCGTCAAGGCCATGGAAATCGCCCGCCGCGAACGGACGGCGGATCTCGTCAAATTGCCCATCGGCCGGATCGACGTCCAATGATCGCGCGTCCGTATAACCCAACGCGCCGCTGTCCCGAACGCATCAATGGCGGCGACCACGAACATCAACCTTACGCCCCCCGGATTCCGGTGAACGCAATGAATACAAAGACACATTTTTCCCTTTGGTCCACAATGCTCTGTCTGGCTGCATGTGTGCTGGCGTTTTCCGCCCTGCCTGCTACCGCCGAGGACATGCGCGCGGCCTCGCGCAAGGCCCAGGCCGAATACGACGCAGCCCAGGCCGAATCCCAGAAAAGCACGCGGCGCATCCTTGAAGACCGCGCGACCCTGGAACGCGAAGTCGGCGGCCTGGAAGGGCGGGTGAAGGCCATGGCGGCCGAGCTGGAAAGCGTGAACACCGCGCTGCTGGCCCTGGACGCGCGTAAAAAAGAGCTGAGCGAAACCCAGGCCGATTCTGAAATGGGCCTGCGCGAACTGACGGGCACCCTGCGCGTGGCGGCCCGCGATCTGGACGCATCCCTGCGTCAGTCTCCTCTGACCGCGATCACGCCGCAACGCGTGGATCGTTTGCAGCCCCTCATGGACAAGGACCATTTTCCGGATCTGCGCGACGCCACAATCCTGACCTAAGCCTACTTCGAGGAAATGGCCCGGTCCGCCGAGGTTGTCGTGCGCCAGGGTGCGGTCGTCGGCCGAAACGGCCAGGAGGAGGAATGCTCCATCTTGACCGTCGGCCCTTTCAGCGCGGCTTACATGAAGGGCCAGGAAACGGGGTTCTTGCGCTACTCGGAAGACACCAGACGCTTTTTCGCCCTGCCGACCCTGCCGGACTGGCTTACGCGGCGCGCTCTTGATCAGTACTTCCATGGGCAGGCCGAGGCGGTCAGTCTGGACATCACCGGCGGCGCGGCCCTGCGCCAGATCGTGCACACCAATTCCCTGACGGACCAGATCAAAAACGGCGGCCTTCTGGTCTGGCCCATTCTGGCTATCGGCCTTGTCGCGTTGATCATGAGCGTGGAGCGGATGATTTTTCTCAAGCGCGTTCACGACAACGCCGACCGGGTCATGGGCAAGGTCAACACCATGGCCCAGCAAGGCCGGTGGATGGAATGCGACGACATGGTCCGGGAGAAGAAAGACCGTCCCGTGTACAATGTGCTCAAGGCCG
Protein-coding sequences here:
- a CDS encoding DUF3450 domain-containing protein; this translates as MDMKTDRIHAPLAALVIGCAVVLGTGGATRAENAGQVRETLEQSIEVRQQTQHKEDDWSNRKNELQSKYQFSQEEEKRVRQALDSARERLAVEQKLVAETERGIAGAQEYEQKLQPFLENTVADLERFIARDIPFLPKERSERIAGLHELLARPDASGAEKARRVMEALQIEADYGRSVEVYQDTASLDGEALLLDVLRLGRVSLFCRTPGGGKVGRYDREAKGFVSLPDEDQAEVVKAMEIARRERTADLVKLPIGRIDVQ
- a CDS encoding MotA/TolQ/ExbB proton channel family protein, encoding MARSAEVVVRQGAVVGRNGQEEECSILTVGPFSAAYMKGQETGFLRYSEDTRRFFALPTLPDWLTRRALDQYFHGQAEAVSLDITGGAALRQIVHTNSLTDQIKNGGLLVWPILAIGLVALIMSVERMIFLKRVHDNADRVMGKVNTMAQQGRWMECDDMVREKKDRPVYNVLKAGLAARSEARETLESILQEAILKELPRLERCLPMLNMLGAIAPLLGLLGTVTGMISTFHVITLHGTGDPRMMSGGISEALVTTMLGLGVAIPIMLVHTFLNRRVDHIIGDMEEKAVALTNIIYRESACS